The following are from one region of the Aequoribacter fuscus genome:
- a CDS encoding YgaP family membrane protein, translating to MLVKNLSPIDRAIRGIVAVVALTTAIFFPEVIGDPLLQGILVAFGLLNAISLVFGNCLVYQLTGISTYKGADAKDS from the coding sequence ATGCTCGTGAAAAATCTCTCCCCGATCGACCGCGCGATCCGCGGAATTGTTGCCGTTGTCGCGTTAACGACCGCGATTTTCTTTCCTGAGGTTATCGGAGATCCTCTACTTCAAGGCATTCTCGTTGCCTTCGGGTTGCTCAATGCGATTTCTTTGGTGTTTGGCAACTGCTTGGTCTATCAGCTGACTGGAATATCGACTTATAAAGGTGCCGACGCAAAGGACAGCTAG
- a CDS encoding putative bifunctional diguanylate cyclase/phosphodiesterase, translating to MALQPLLLATDSGLKPRIIFGSLGLAFIVSLIFIAVAYRLSTELGLDVQTESVETRAKTLVHALEFDAENHTHHGLNTSYLEHLVAQNFNDASILVTWDGQTKQYGQIPADALAAKMSLMKNGEGKTGLIETSSQTYMWARARSPNIELQVFLLTPVDVFTKGLDAISKRLMFVSFITLWVAIWGALSLSVIISKRFETINSRLRDAASRDNLTGLYNRAYMLEAFEARLLTHGKNEAPSPGAFLLMGVNKFKEINEIIGNIGADECLKILALKFSKLVPPPSVVYRYDGDEFACWIEGANEQQIESIVQSFVAAANEAITVKGWTFNLSLSAGIALFPRDAIDSKDIIHCADIALQDAKRSRQALLFYNPQYDENTQLKALLRNQVPGAIARADFSMFFQPKIDLATGAIAGVEALARWHHPTLGNIPPDVFIPLVEQGREINAFSRLMLHTAIQQAKSWQVEGKYIPIAVNLSPYNLLDNQLVEFIQRELEAADLAPELLAVELTESATMFDVNLAQRVFTELRDMGIKISIDDFGTGMSSMSYLQILPIDCVKLDRSFIENIQTDKVAHAIVSCMVSLCHTLGKTVVAEGVETEAQSKALREIGCDQAQGYLFARPLRVNDKELIDWFRAEVPAIAMDTGTRA from the coding sequence GTGGCACTGCAACCCCTTCTGCTCGCAACCGATTCGGGGCTTAAGCCCCGAATCATTTTTGGGTCGCTAGGACTGGCCTTTATTGTGTCACTCATCTTCATTGCGGTTGCCTATCGTCTCTCGACTGAACTGGGCTTGGATGTACAAACCGAAAGCGTCGAGACCCGCGCCAAGACGTTGGTTCACGCGCTAGAATTCGATGCCGAGAACCATACCCATCATGGCTTGAACACGAGTTATCTGGAACACTTGGTCGCGCAAAATTTCAATGACGCCTCAATTTTGGTAACTTGGGACGGCCAAACAAAGCAGTACGGACAAATTCCCGCTGACGCACTTGCCGCTAAGATGAGCCTGATGAAAAACGGCGAGGGTAAAACAGGTCTCATCGAAACGAGCTCGCAGACCTACATGTGGGCGCGAGCAAGATCGCCCAATATCGAGCTGCAGGTGTTTCTGCTGACGCCCGTCGACGTGTTCACCAAGGGTTTAGACGCCATCAGTAAGCGATTAATGTTTGTCTCGTTCATTACGCTATGGGTGGCTATTTGGGGCGCTCTATCTCTGTCAGTCATTATCAGCAAGCGTTTCGAGACAATCAATTCTCGGCTCCGCGACGCGGCCTCGCGTGACAATCTAACAGGACTTTACAACCGTGCTTATATGCTTGAGGCCTTCGAAGCTCGTTTGTTAACTCACGGCAAAAACGAAGCCCCCTCACCTGGCGCTTTTTTATTGATGGGTGTCAACAAGTTCAAGGAAATCAATGAGATCATTGGCAACATCGGCGCCGATGAGTGCCTGAAAATTCTGGCGCTAAAATTCTCCAAACTGGTACCGCCCCCCTCTGTCGTCTATCGCTACGATGGTGATGAATTCGCCTGCTGGATCGAGGGGGCCAATGAGCAGCAAATAGAGAGCATAGTCCAGTCATTTGTCGCTGCGGCGAATGAAGCCATAACGGTGAAGGGCTGGACGTTTAACTTAAGCTTGTCAGCCGGTATTGCTTTATTTCCGCGTGACGCAATAGACAGCAAAGACATCATTCACTGTGCTGACATCGCATTGCAAGACGCCAAACGGTCTCGCCAAGCGCTCTTGTTTTATAACCCTCAGTACGATGAAAATACCCAGCTTAAAGCGCTACTTCGCAATCAGGTGCCTGGGGCTATCGCTCGAGCCGACTTTTCCATGTTTTTTCAGCCAAAAATTGACCTTGCAACTGGCGCCATTGCAGGGGTTGAGGCTCTCGCTCGATGGCACCACCCCACACTTGGCAACATTCCGCCCGATGTCTTTATTCCGCTGGTTGAGCAGGGGCGAGAAATTAATGCGTTCAGCCGTTTAATGCTGCACACGGCCATTCAGCAAGCCAAATCTTGGCAGGTTGAGGGCAAATACATCCCCATCGCTGTTAACCTATCGCCCTATAACTTACTCGACAACCAACTCGTCGAATTCATTCAAAGAGAGCTTGAGGCCGCTGATCTAGCCCCTGAGCTACTGGCCGTGGAGTTGACTGAGAGCGCGACAATGTTCGACGTTAACCTGGCCCAGCGGGTCTTCACCGAACTAAGAGACATGGGTATTAAGATTTCAATTGACGATTTTGGCACGGGCATGAGCTCAATGTCCTATTTACAAATTTTGCCTATCGATTGCGTGAAGCTGGATCGAAGCTTCATCGAGAACATACAAACCGACAAAGTGGCTCACGCGATCGTCTCTTGCATGGTGTCGTTGTGCCACACGCTGGGCAAAACTGTTGTGGCGGAGGGCGTTGAAACCGAAGCACAATCGAAGGCCCTTCGAGAAATTGGCTGCGACCAAGCGCAAGGCTATCTATTTGCGCGTCCATTACGAGTCAACGATAAAGAACTTATCGATTGGTTTCGCGCCGAGGTCCCCGCCATCGCAATGGATACAGGCACCCGTGCCTAG
- a CDS encoding 2OG-Fe(II) oxygenase gives MNVLLDERLSVHSDRERVFEQRAERICDDLQYQGYSIQPACLPVDILTALQEQVRTLDANEFFRAGIGRNTQHHTNDFVRSDKVCWMTGETPTGKAWLDWAEALRVAINRRLFMGLFSFESHYAWYQAGAYYKRHYDAFRGQTNRVLSVVVYLNSDWAADDGGELVLYKDAEDREGLRVTPLAGTLVVFLSEEFPHEVLPAKRDRLSIAGWYRVNASSSDTLDPPR, from the coding sequence ATGAATGTGCTACTCGATGAGAGGCTCTCGGTTCACTCAGACCGTGAAAGAGTCTTCGAACAACGCGCCGAGCGTATTTGCGATGATTTGCAGTACCAGGGGTATTCGATTCAGCCCGCCTGTTTACCCGTCGACATTTTAACGGCCTTACAGGAGCAAGTCCGAACCTTGGATGCAAACGAGTTTTTTCGGGCGGGTATTGGTCGCAATACCCAGCACCACACAAACGATTTTGTGCGCTCAGACAAAGTGTGTTGGATGACGGGTGAAACACCCACCGGCAAGGCCTGGCTTGACTGGGCCGAGGCGCTCCGGGTTGCGATCAATCGGCGGCTATTCATGGGCTTATTTTCGTTTGAAAGTCACTACGCTTGGTATCAAGCTGGGGCCTACTATAAGCGTCATTATGATGCGTTCCGAGGTCAGACGAATAGGGTGCTGTCCGTTGTGGTGTATCTGAACAGTGATTGGGCAGCGGATGACGGTGGCGAACTTGTGCTCTACAAAGATGCCGAAGATCGGGAGGGTTTGAGAGTGACGCCTCTGGCGGGTACATTGGTGGTGTTTTTAAGCGAAGAGTTTCCTCACGAAGTATTGCCCGCCAAGCGTGATCGACTTTCCATAGCGGGTTGGTACCGGGTCAACGCGAGCAGTTCGGATACGCTTGACCCGCCAAGGTGA